In Bos indicus isolate NIAB-ARS_2022 breed Sahiwal x Tharparkar chromosome 19, NIAB-ARS_B.indTharparkar_mat_pri_1.0, whole genome shotgun sequence, the following proteins share a genomic window:
- the C1QBP gene encoding complement component 1 Q subcomponent-binding protein, mitochondrial has product MFQLLRCVPRVLGTAVAGLRAAAPSLPRLQPASRPCARPFGLLSVRARSVQLPGLLKPRGPCACGCGCSGLHTEGDKAFVDFLSDEIKEEKKIQKYKSLPKMSGGWELEVNGTEAKLVRKVAGEKITVTFNINNSIPPAFGGEEEEPSQGQKAEEQEPELTSTPNFVVEVTKDGSSKALVLDCHYPEDEIGQEDDQSDIFSIKEVSFQATGESDWKDTNYTLNTDSLDWGLYDHLMDFLADRGVDNTFADELVELSTALEHQEYISFLEDLKGFVKSK; this is encoded by the exons ATGTTCCAGCTGCTGCGCTGCGTGCCCCGCGTCCTGGGTACTGCCGTCGCTGGTCTCCGCGCCGCCGCGCCCTCCCTGCCGCGGCTGCAGCCCGCGTCCCGGCCATGCGCCCGGCCCTTCGGGCTGCTCAGCGTGCGTGCGAGGTCGGTGCAGCTGCCCGGCCTCCTGAAGCCTCGGGGGCCCTGCGCTTGCGGCTGCGGCTGTAGCGGACTGCACACCGAAG GAGACAAAGCTTTCGTTGACTTCCTCAGCGATGAGatcaaggaggaaaagaagatacAGAAATATAAGTCTCTCCCCAAAATGTCAGGAGGTTGGGAACTGGAAGTGAATGGGACGGAAGCCAAATTAGTGCGGAAAGTTGCTGGAGAAAA GATCACTGTCACTTTCAATATTAACAATAGCATCCCACCTGCTTTCGGTGGTGAGGAGGAAGAACCCTCCCAAGGGCAGAAGGCTGAGGAGCAGGAG CCTGAATTGACATCCACTCCCAATTTCGTGGTTGAAGTTACAAAGGACGGCAGCAGCAAGGCCCTTGTGCTGGACTGCCACTATCCGGAAGATGAG ATTGGACAAGAGGATGACCAGAGTGACATTTTCTCCATCAAGGAAGTGAGTTTTCAGGCCACCGGCGAGTCTGACTGGAAGGACACAAATTACACACTCAACACAGACTCCCTGGATTGG GGCTTATACGACCACCTAATGGATTTCCTTGCGGACCGAGGGGTGGACAACACTTTTGCTGATGAATTGGTGGAGCTCAGCACAGCCCTGGAGCACCAGGAGTACATTTCTTTCCTTGAAGACCTCAAAGGTTTTGTCAAAAGCAAGTAG
- the RPAIN gene encoding RPA-interacting protein isoform X1 yields the protein MAERPGSRHHSLYKLMGSPPWKEAFRQGCLERMRNSRDRLLSKYRQAGGSMSGGAQNTLLVQEVMEEEWNALQSVESWPQAWAQLEEPMDLAVLEEIQQELIDQALGTGRPGDAVTLQLYSALQNSPSSVSTRRACSLTNSVSASCLLSGKQTPSSVPCVQSKSFHNLFSTVRSHPPLQGEWNFPQICGLGRWGDTGLLAVMLWDPNSASRYNLRIAGGLVVCQCGLYIQSHSPEVTEQKLRACLEDSVNEHSAHCPHTPEFSVTEGTEEKSCLLMSCLACDTWAVIL from the exons ATGGCAGAGAGGCCGGGGTCTCGGCACCACTCGCTGTATAAACTGATGGGCTCGCCGCCTTGGAAAGAGGCTTTCAGGCAG GGATGCCTGGAGAGAATGAGAAACAGCCGGGACAGGCTCCTGAGCAAATACCGCCAGGCTGGAGGCAGTATGTCAGGAGGCGCTCAGAACACCCTTCTAGTGCAGGAGGTGATGGAAGAAGAGTGGAATGCTTTGCAGTCGGTGGAGAGCTGGCCACAGGCCTGGGCTCAG TTGGAGGAGCCGATGGACCTGGCTGTGCTGGAGGAAATCCAACAGGAGCTGATTGATCAAG CACTCGGGACAGGGCGCCCAGGTGATGCAGTGACACTCCAGCTCTACTCTGCCTTGCAGAACAGTCCATCATCAGTGAGTACGAGAAGAGCTTGCAGTTTGACGAACAGTGTCTCAGCGTCATGCTTGCTGAGTGGGAAGCAAACCCCCTCATCTGTCCCGTGTGTACAAAGTAAGAGTTTTCACAACCTTTTCAGCACTGTTCGTTCCCACCCCCCACTCCAAGGTGAGTGGAACTTCCCCCAAATCTGTGGTCTGGGAAGGTGGGGGGATACGGGTCTGCTAGCTGTGATGCTCTGGGATCCCAATTCTGCTTCCAGGTACAACCTGAGGATAGCAGGCGGACTGGTCGTGTGTCAGTGTGGCCTGTACATCCAGTCTCAT TCTCCGGAGGTGACAGAGCAAAAGCTTCGCGCTTGTTTAGAAGACAGTGTGAACGAGCACAGTGCACATTGTCCCCACACGCCAGAATTTTCAGTCACTGAGGGGACAGAGGAGAAGTCATGTCTTCTCATGAGCTGTCTG GCTTGTGATACTTGGGCTGTGATCCTCTAG
- the RPAIN gene encoding RPA-interacting protein isoform X2: protein MAERPGSRHHSLYKLMGSPPWKEAFRQGCLERMRNSRDRLLSKYRQAGGSMSGGAQNTLLVQEVMEEEWNALQSVESWPQAWAQLEEPMDLAVLEEIQQELIDQALGTGRPGDAVTLQLYSALQNSPSSVSTRRACSLTNSVSASCLLSGKQTPSSVPCVQSKSFHNLFSTVRSHPPLQGEWNFPQICGLGRWGDTGLLAVMLWDPNSASRYNLRIAGGLVVCQCGLYIQSHACDTWAVIL from the exons ATGGCAGAGAGGCCGGGGTCTCGGCACCACTCGCTGTATAAACTGATGGGCTCGCCGCCTTGGAAAGAGGCTTTCAGGCAG GGATGCCTGGAGAGAATGAGAAACAGCCGGGACAGGCTCCTGAGCAAATACCGCCAGGCTGGAGGCAGTATGTCAGGAGGCGCTCAGAACACCCTTCTAGTGCAGGAGGTGATGGAAGAAGAGTGGAATGCTTTGCAGTCGGTGGAGAGCTGGCCACAGGCCTGGGCTCAG TTGGAGGAGCCGATGGACCTGGCTGTGCTGGAGGAAATCCAACAGGAGCTGATTGATCAAG CACTCGGGACAGGGCGCCCAGGTGATGCAGTGACACTCCAGCTCTACTCTGCCTTGCAGAACAGTCCATCATCAGTGAGTACGAGAAGAGCTTGCAGTTTGACGAACAGTGTCTCAGCGTCATGCTTGCTGAGTGGGAAGCAAACCCCCTCATCTGTCCCGTGTGTACAAAGTAAGAGTTTTCACAACCTTTTCAGCACTGTTCGTTCCCACCCCCCACTCCAAGGTGAGTGGAACTTCCCCCAAATCTGTGGTCTGGGAAGGTGGGGGGATACGGGTCTGCTAGCTGTGATGCTCTGGGATCCCAATTCTGCTTCCAGGTACAACCTGAGGATAGCAGGCGGACTGGTCGTGTGTCAGTGTGGCCTGTACATCCAGTCTCAT GCTTGTGATACTTGGGCTGTGATCCTCTAG
- the RPAIN gene encoding RPA-interacting protein isoform X4, producing MAERPGSRHHSLYKLMGSPPWKEAFRQGCLERMRNSRDRLLSKYRQAGGSMSGGAQNTLLVQEVMEEEWNALQSVESWPQAWAQLEEPMDLAVLEEIQQELIDQEQSIISEYEKSLQFDEQCLSVMLAEWEANPLICPVCTKYNLRIAGGLVVCQCGLYIQSHACDTWAVIL from the exons ATGGCAGAGAGGCCGGGGTCTCGGCACCACTCGCTGTATAAACTGATGGGCTCGCCGCCTTGGAAAGAGGCTTTCAGGCAG GGATGCCTGGAGAGAATGAGAAACAGCCGGGACAGGCTCCTGAGCAAATACCGCCAGGCTGGAGGCAGTATGTCAGGAGGCGCTCAGAACACCCTTCTAGTGCAGGAGGTGATGGAAGAAGAGTGGAATGCTTTGCAGTCGGTGGAGAGCTGGCCACAGGCCTGGGCTCAG TTGGAGGAGCCGATGGACCTGGCTGTGCTGGAGGAAATCCAACAGGAGCTGATTGATCAAG AACAGTCCATCATCAGTGAGTACGAGAAGAGCTTGCAGTTTGACGAACAGTGTCTCAGCGTCATGCTTGCTGAGTGGGAAGCAAACCCCCTCATCTGTCCCGTGTGTACAAA GTACAACCTGAGGATAGCAGGCGGACTGGTCGTGTGTCAGTGTGGCCTGTACATCCAGTCTCAT GCTTGTGATACTTGGGCTGTGATCCTCTAG
- the RPAIN gene encoding RPA-interacting protein isoform X3 produces the protein MAERPGSRHHSLYKLMGSPPWKEAFRQGCLERMRNSRDRLLSKYRQAGGSMSGGAQNTLLVQEVMEEEWNALQSVESWPQAWAQLEEPMDLAVLEEIQQELIDQEQSIISEYEKSLQFDEQCLSVMLAEWEANPLICPVCTKYNLRIAGGLVVCQCGLYIQSHSPEVTEQKLRACLEDSVNEHSAHCPHTPEFSVTEGTEEKSCLLMSCLACDTWAVIL, from the exons ATGGCAGAGAGGCCGGGGTCTCGGCACCACTCGCTGTATAAACTGATGGGCTCGCCGCCTTGGAAAGAGGCTTTCAGGCAG GGATGCCTGGAGAGAATGAGAAACAGCCGGGACAGGCTCCTGAGCAAATACCGCCAGGCTGGAGGCAGTATGTCAGGAGGCGCTCAGAACACCCTTCTAGTGCAGGAGGTGATGGAAGAAGAGTGGAATGCTTTGCAGTCGGTGGAGAGCTGGCCACAGGCCTGGGCTCAG TTGGAGGAGCCGATGGACCTGGCTGTGCTGGAGGAAATCCAACAGGAGCTGATTGATCAAG AACAGTCCATCATCAGTGAGTACGAGAAGAGCTTGCAGTTTGACGAACAGTGTCTCAGCGTCATGCTTGCTGAGTGGGAAGCAAACCCCCTCATCTGTCCCGTGTGTACAAA GTACAACCTGAGGATAGCAGGCGGACTGGTCGTGTGTCAGTGTGGCCTGTACATCCAGTCTCAT TCTCCGGAGGTGACAGAGCAAAAGCTTCGCGCTTGTTTAGAAGACAGTGTGAACGAGCACAGTGCACATTGTCCCCACACGCCAGAATTTTCAGTCACTGAGGGGACAGAGGAGAAGTCATGTCTTCTCATGAGCTGTCTG GCTTGTGATACTTGGGCTGTGATCCTCTAG